TGTTATACAAGAGATTTAGACATGGTGCGGTTAGATCAGTGATTTATTTCTGGCTtaaattgtccattttctgaTGAAagaaagcgtgggctatactTTCGAGTTACCTGTTTTCGGAGCTATCTTCGATTGTCCATAACTTTTGTTGCAAACTttcaaaaattaataagtcTTTCACATTCTGTCTCTATTCTTCCATACAGTGTGGTTTCTTCCGTCGTGATAAGCACGAAGAGATTAAACAAAAGAGAGAGGAGTTGGCCAACTTGACAGAGAATGGCGTTGCACCAGGTGAACCAGAGGATGGTACTAAACTATAAGAGCGACGTTCTGGAAATGTCGGACAATGTTAATAGCTTTTTAGATCATCACATTATTATCAGACTCTGAGATATATAGTTGAATTTGAATGTTACTTGTGTCTTTTACCTCATCTGCTGTGAATTATTAAATTATTTTTTCCCACGTATACTGCACTTACAGTAATTATAATCTGTTGTATTTTAGTGTATAATTCATGTATAAAGAATTTTCATTGAAATTAAGTGTTGCTTAACCATGCATTTTGCTCCAATTAAGCGTgtttaaaaaaattattatagtggtACAGAACCCCGGCCTCTATAACGGatacctttggggaacaatgttttggcctttattacagaggtggcctttgttgagaggttgttttgtacacaaactattcatttgggacctgggtgcttggccgttatatagcaactggcctttattcggaggtagttgttaacagaggttccactgtacagttATATTCCCGTCTGGACTCATTGCCCTTCGATCCCTACTGATACCGTTGGCTTTTTGTATTAAATTAATATTGATCGCAGGCAATTGAATGCAGTTTAATACAATGCGTTGGTATCGATAGAAAGTTGCATGGTGTACAACCATTGTGTATAATCGTACAATTATATTTTTTTATAAGGGGATGAAAATAATGGAACAtcacaaattaattatgagcTATAAATATTTAGAGACATCTATTAAGTCTTGAAATGTGTTTAATTTCTGTCTAATTTTTTGTCCAAGTTGATCAAACTTTTCTAGTCTCTCCTCCTCCAGCTCGGCCATAGCCCTCAGCCTGGGGTCACGAGGTTGGTCCTCCGGGGGAGGGAGGTGGAACTGAGCGCGCACCATGTCCATAGTAGGAACAGGTAAAACAGAGTCACTGTATCAGGAAAAAGAGGGAACACACATCAACAACCTCTAaaaattgtgtacatgtacggtacATAATTGTAAGCTTCGATCAGACTGTTAAAGATTTGAACAGGAAACAAAAGGTTTAAATTAATATGCactggaaataattatgatttataCATGCAAGTACTTCTGAGTAacatacatgtgcatataataTGTAGTTAGCATCTAGTCGACTGTACATATACACGTACAATGTATAgtatcatacgaaaattaaaactacgaaattattttactgcaataggttcaacgtcactatcctgaactgtatatatgcatgtacatgggtAGTTCAGAACATTTTTAccaatgaaaattacccgctatatggtataagtacatgtacatacctttcGTTATCCACGAAATCGTCGGGCTGTGGTCCAGTCATGAGTTGTAGCTCAGAGGCAGCGTTTGCTTGTGCTGGTAGTAGGTCTGTCTTGAGAGGATCATTCCACTGTGGCTTCCAGTGGGTGGCCAGCTTCCTCTGACCCTCGGTGGAGACAAGGTATTGGTTAGGGAACCTCTTCCATTGCATAACCTCAGGTatcacatcctgtatatattatatacatgtaaatacaaTTGTAGTGTCTATAATAGTTATACCAGACAGTTTTACAGATAAGTTTGAAATAAAACACTTCCGTCTCTCTGTGTACAAAAGGTGCTTGGAGGAAATTTAAACCTCTCTACGAAGGACAAAGCCACTAAAACAAAAGTCGTAAATTTTGATTTTGGGGatgcacagtacatgtacgtgtaagGGAAGTCACAGTATTGTGCACAGGTGTGGAATATGGACTTACCATTTTGTCCAGTCTAACTTGAGGGTACTTGGCAGTGGGGAAAGCAGGCAATGGTTTCAGAACATGATCAAACGTGATAGCTGAGTTGTCTATCACTGGTAGATAGGTGGCCACTCCAGGACAAGGATTCTGAGAGAGAAGGAGGGAGCGTAACAGAATATGCAACAGATTTGGTCTACAACCCTCACTGGAAATACAAACTTTATTAAAGAAAACACAAATTTCGAATATTACTTGACTAGCTAGAGCACACCATGTaattcacacacacagactgtaCACAAGTTTGTACATTTCGTCAACCACATTACCAGTAGTTGCAGTGGATGAACGGGTTCACTCCTAAACAGTGATGGTGGTGGGGTCAGTGACAGCACTTCCAGTGACCCTATAGCAGTAGTCTCTATATCCTGTACACACCCATCATCCTCCTCTGCCACAGGTGGCTCTatggtggtgggtgtggtcgaGGGGTGGGTCAGGGGGGACAGGAAGGAGGGATCCACTCCTGGGATGTGCCCCAGACTAGATAACTCGTCCTGTGCAAGAGTATCATCACAATTATTGCAGCAACAATAAACATTGATtttagtacgtacatgtaggataCCATAAAATAGCagcacacaaaattaataatagtctttccatatacatgtacatgcatgtacatgcacatacactgtaTGTTACCTGTGCCCCAGAGCGTAGTGGTCTGGGTAGGTCAGGATGAGTGTAAGATCCATACGCTGGGACTGGCTGAGGGAGATACCTCGATAACTGCCACTGCTCAGGGACCTACATGTGCATACAGTGCACAAGACATACACTTACGTATTGCGATACACTGGCAGAATGATCAGATTCAAGTTTTACGAGTAATCAAAGTTGGCTAACGTAACAACTACAATACTTTAACATtttatgcatacatgtatttagagCAAAGCGATTGATTTTGGCCAGTCACAAAGAGTCTATAAAACACACAATATAAATATATCAGACCCTATTATCAGGAGGGTTATAATTTGAGTACCTTTAGATCAACAAAGGGCACATCTTTATGCACACAAGACTCCTTGCTCTCTGCTAACTGGCTACTATCGCCATCACTGCCGGCATTGACCAGAGCACTGACACTAGTCTCCTTGTAGACTGGCAGCAGAGACAAGGAGAGGTTGTCCAGTGAGTGAGGAAGAAGAGGTGCTATAGAGATTAGGTAAGGGTCCTTGTTTAGgttagctgtgtgtgtgtggggggggggtgaattaCCAATGGTAGTGTCCATAGCTACGTACACACATCATGTCCACAAGCTGCAAATAACTATAGCTCGTTACAAATTTGAATACAGCACCACCTGAATAGGCTCCTTTTGAGCTTTGAAAATCAGAAAATagttgaatttggaccatcacaactctagttacagagccgacTATACTTAAAATTATGGTATCGTAAAGTGTTTTGATAAAAAGTGTacgatgtacatgtaaggttGTAGCTAGCTTACCTAGTGATTCCTGAATGCTTCTTCCTGACTGAATATCACTGGCCAGTCGCTTCAGTCTCTCCAGTCGGGCCTGACACCTCAGTCGAATCACCACCTTCCTGGCAGCCTGCACAAATCTGCTCAGAGCAATGTGTCGTTTCGTCCATAGGTCATTGGAGTATGTGTCAAACTTGGGCTCTGAGGCTGGGGTCTAGAGGgagaatgtgtgtgtgcaatgtaTTGCTTTCAGGCAATGTATGTGTGACAAGAGTATACATGTGCTTATAGAGTGTAATTAAAGCAGCATAAGGCCTAGGTAATTAATCAAGGTAAGGTATATTTTTTGGCCTGTTTTTTACGGTCTTCTCCATTTTCTTTCCGAAAAATGGAAAATTACAGCCCATTCCAAATTTAAAAATTAAACATACCACCTGAAAGAACTCGTTCTAAGCTTTGAGAAATTGAATTTGGATCACCAGAACTCTACTCTCAAAATACGTACGTATCCTTAATTGAAAAATTAGGTACGTACAGCACATTGTCGATGCGCTAGCTTACTCTTGTCACACTAATACACGTACACCGCACATGTACCTGATTGACTGGTCTCCTGGTGCGCCTGTAGCTGGTCTCAGTGACTGCCCTCTGGGACTCCTGCTCAGGGAGGGCAACATGTCGCAGCATCTGGGACAAGACAACCATAATTAAATATCATTGAATTAATACACACCTTGTAGGACTTGGTTTCTTCAGCTCTTGTTTGTAAAACTTGTTCTCTTTCTTTGTCTGACATGAGAACACTTCCAAGTTGAGTCACCCTGTCATTAATGAGAGCAGGCACGTCAACTTACGTAGGTAATTAATTGAATAGTTTTGCTAGCTAGGGCAATCAATACACaagtgcatgtgcaagttTCCTATTTCAACgtatattaattttgcataTGCCTAAAGGCAGCCTGTATAAGACAATaggcctacatgtatacaggactataataattatatacaagtacagtacatgtagatgcatACCATCTGAGCTGATTAGCTCTCTCCTCCATTGAAATCTCACGAACTCTTCGAATGAAAGCAGCCTCCTTCACTTGCCTGGTTGCCACCAGACCACCTTGATCACCGCTAGACATCACTGTATCGAAACAAGATTCAATAATCCGAGGATTTTATTCAGGAGTTGTTAAGAGTACAGTACCTTGTTTTAGTGTGTTGGCTTTCATCTTGCCAGGTTTTTGTAAGAGGACTTTGCTAACAGCGTAGGGAGTATCGATATTGGCCGGTATATGAATTCCATCATAGACAAGCTCTTCCTACagtattgcataattattatttctgtggtacatgtatatggtgcTTCTTACCTTCTCTGGTTTGGGTTTAACTTTGCTGGATTTTGATTGTTTCTTGCCAGTTGGTAGTGTTGGTAAGCGTCTAGGC
The Halichondria panicea chromosome 14, odHalPani1.1, whole genome shotgun sequence DNA segment above includes these coding regions:
- the LOC135347294 gene encoding cilia- and flagella-associated protein 221-like; protein product: MAADIEAVEHLPDYPGSVTVKRLEGSLVAKRSNKSVPDHLVDTKIYSKVKRNGILQCKPAVIHFDGYRVGDVHQQTLRIINASKDNQQMHIIPPTTPYFSIKYHKQRNNLVPGLSLDVTVVFKPTKWQYYYDCVRVHCKGDQNLLIPIHAYPVMNSAQFPQSVTFPPTPLGQSKTKTLSLKCDVPIDFEFELSCLKSHPAFTVSPMKGIVSANSETAVQVTFSPTDFSTACMKMQLELSQFNSSPLVCTFTGNSTPGLAVDKLKADTGSLRIRHQPRRLPTLPTGKKQSKSSKVKPKPEKEELVYDGIHIPANIDTPYAVSKVLLQKPGKMKANTLKQVMSSGDQGGLVATRQVKEAAFIRRVREISMEERANQLRWVTQLGSVLMSDKEREQVLQTRAEETKSYKMLRHVALPEQESQRAVTETSYRRTRRPVNQTPASEPKFDTYSNDLWTKRHIALSRFVQAARKVVIRLRCQARLERLKRLASDIQSGRSIQESLANLNKDPYLISIAPLLPHSLDNLSLSLLPVYKETSVSALVNAGSDGDSSQLAESKESCVHKDVPFVDLKVPEQWQLSRYLPQPVPAYGSYTHPDLPRPLRSGAQDELSSLGHIPGVDPSFLSPLTHPSTTPTTIEPPVAEEDDGCVQDIETTAIGSLEVLSLTPPPSLFRSEPVHPLQLLNPCPGVATYLPVIDNSAITFDHVLKPLPAFPTAKYPQVRLDKMDVIPEVMQWKRFPNQYLVSTEGQRKLATHWKPQWNDPLKTDLLPAQANAASELQLMTGPQPDDFVDNESDSVLPVPTMDMVRAQFHLPPPEDQPRDPRLRAMAELEEERLEKFDQLGQKIRQKLNTFQDLIDVSKYL